The following are encoded together in the Nocardioides thalensis genome:
- a CDS encoding flavin reductase family protein gives MTITFPTNQDLDPVRLRQAFGTFPTGVVAVAAEVDGQRIGLAASSFTSVSLDPPLVSINLATTSKTWPDLRRAERLGLTVLAAHHGPLCRQLAGPVDQRFDGVDLTITPEGAILVDDGLARFATTIYREVEAGDHVLVLLELHAVDHVDSHEPLVFHRSGFGRLTADLPVG, from the coding sequence ATGACGATCACGTTCCCGACCAACCAGGACCTCGACCCGGTGCGGCTGCGCCAGGCGTTCGGCACGTTCCCGACCGGCGTGGTCGCGGTGGCCGCCGAGGTCGACGGCCAACGCATCGGCCTCGCCGCCAGCAGCTTCACCAGTGTCAGCCTCGATCCGCCCCTGGTCTCGATCAACCTCGCCACGACCTCCAAGACGTGGCCCGACCTGCGGCGCGCCGAGCGGCTCGGCCTCACCGTGCTGGCCGCCCACCACGGCCCCCTGTGCCGCCAGCTCGCCGGCCCCGTCGACCAGCGCTTCGACGGCGTCGACCTCACGATCACGCCCGAGGGCGCGATCCTCGTCGACGACGGCCTCGCCCGCTTCGCCACGACCATCTACCGCGAGGTCGAGGCCGGCGACCACGTCCTCGTCCTCCTCGAGCTCCACGCCGTCGACCACGTCGACTCCCACGAGCCCCTGGTCTTCCACCGCAGCGGCTTCGGCCGCCTCACCGCCGACCTCCCCGTCGGCTGA
- a CDS encoding GAF domain-containing protein, whose product MELELPAEARALLDAVVAIGSDLDLRGVLRRIVETSCRLTGAEYGVLGTVDASRPFEADDERGAFVDLITFGVSEEEIARMGKMPAGHGLIGAVPQQRTPMRVDHVAEHPESVGYPSYHPPIDRFLGAPVPVGGQAFGHLYLGKGADDAPFTPTDQALVEALARAAGVTIANARAYEESERRRTWLLAAQQVSAGLSPAVTAEDAVQHMVASLQRVSRARTVAVVRDDEGVLEVDAVAGAAADGLEELLDAVSDEVRQAKETGEVFRLERGADRVIIVVPMRTQLARGGVLIGDHPHGPRAPRADELELVRALADQLGVALDRAAAFRERHELLLAKDRDRIARDLHDLVIQRIFATGMQLQGAVKLDLDELRSRVGDAVSELDVAIRDLRSTIFELGRGGSGALLDSARALLRDYSAVLGFVPLLRSSGPVDLAVQPVTADQLLLALREILSNVARHAQASSTTVELSAGAAWLSLKVTDDGRGFDADDVAAGRGLGNLRHRAESLGGELRVTSGSGGTTVEWIVPVDR is encoded by the coding sequence ATGGAGCTGGAGCTGCCAGCGGAGGCACGCGCGCTCCTCGACGCCGTCGTCGCGATCGGGTCCGACCTCGACCTCCGCGGCGTGCTCCGCCGCATCGTCGAGACGTCCTGCCGGCTGACCGGCGCGGAGTACGGCGTGCTCGGCACCGTCGACGCGTCGCGCCCGTTCGAGGCCGACGACGAGCGGGGCGCGTTCGTCGACCTGATCACGTTCGGCGTCTCCGAGGAGGAGATCGCGCGGATGGGGAAGATGCCGGCCGGTCACGGGCTGATCGGCGCGGTCCCGCAGCAGCGCACCCCGATGCGCGTCGACCACGTCGCCGAGCACCCGGAGTCGGTCGGCTATCCCTCCTACCACCCGCCGATCGACCGGTTCCTCGGCGCGCCCGTGCCCGTCGGGGGCCAGGCGTTCGGACATCTGTACCTCGGCAAGGGAGCGGACGACGCTCCGTTCACGCCGACCGACCAGGCCCTGGTCGAGGCGCTCGCCCGCGCGGCCGGCGTCACGATCGCGAACGCCCGTGCCTACGAGGAGAGCGAGCGGCGGCGTACCTGGCTCCTCGCCGCCCAGCAGGTGTCGGCCGGCCTGTCGCCCGCCGTCACGGCCGAGGACGCGGTGCAGCACATGGTCGCGAGCCTCCAGCGGGTGAGCCGGGCCCGCACCGTAGCGGTGGTGCGCGACGACGAGGGCGTGCTCGAGGTCGACGCGGTCGCCGGGGCGGCCGCCGACGGTCTGGAGGAGCTTCTCGATGCCGTGTCGGACGAGGTCCGGCAGGCGAAGGAGACCGGCGAGGTGTTCCGGCTCGAACGGGGCGCCGACCGCGTCATCATCGTCGTGCCGATGCGCACCCAGCTCGCCCGCGGCGGCGTGCTGATCGGCGACCATCCCCACGGACCTCGCGCCCCCCGCGCGGACGAGCTCGAGCTGGTCCGCGCACTGGCAGACCAGCTCGGCGTCGCCCTCGACCGGGCCGCCGCGTTCCGGGAGCGCCACGAGCTGCTCCTCGCCAAGGACCGCGACCGGATCGCCCGTGATCTCCACGACCTCGTCATCCAGCGGATCTTCGCGACGGGCATGCAGCTCCAGGGCGCGGTGAAGCTCGATCTCGACGAGCTGCGATCGCGGGTGGGTGACGCCGTCTCCGAGCTCGACGTCGCGATCAGGGACCTCCGGTCGACCATCTTCGAGCTGGGCCGCGGGGGCTCCGGCGCCCTCCTCGACAGTGCGCGGGCACTGTTGCGTGACTACTCAGCGGTGCTCGGGTTCGTCCCGCTGCTGCGGTCGTCGGGGCCGGTGGACCTCGCCGTGCAACCGGTGACGGCCGACCAGCTGCTGCTCGCCCTGCGGGAGATCCTCTCCAACGTCGCACGGCACGCGCAGGCGTCGTCGACGACCGTGGAGCTGTCGGCGGGCGCGGCCTGGCTCAGCCTGAAGGTGACCGACGACGGGCGCGGGTTCGACGCCGACGACGTGGCCGCGGGCCGCGGGCTGGGGAACCTCCGCCACCGCGCGGAGTCGCTGGGTGGCGAGCTCAGGGTGACGAGCGGCTCCGGCGGCACGACCGTCGAGTGGATCGTGCCGGTCGACCGGTAG
- a CDS encoding transcriptional repressor has protein sequence MPTGTDYEQQLRNASLRVTKPRLAVLHAVHAHPHADTDSIISVVRADLGDVSHQAVYDVLRALTTAGLIRRIQPSNSVARYETRVGDNHHHVVCRSCGTIADVDCSVGEAPCLHAADDHGFAIDEAEVIYWGTCPDCSASSSAS, from the coding sequence GTGCCGACCGGGACGGACTACGAGCAGCAGCTGCGCAACGCGTCGCTGCGCGTCACCAAGCCCCGGCTCGCGGTCCTCCACGCCGTGCACGCCCACCCCCACGCCGACACCGACTCGATCATCAGCGTCGTGCGCGCCGACCTGGGCGACGTCTCGCACCAGGCGGTCTACGACGTGCTGCGCGCGCTCACCACGGCCGGCCTGATCCGCAGGATCCAGCCGAGCAACTCGGTGGCGCGCTACGAGACCCGCGTCGGCGACAACCACCACCACGTCGTGTGCCGGTCCTGCGGGACCATCGCCGACGTGGACTGCTCCGTCGGCGAGGCTCCCTGCCTGCACGCCGCCGACGACCACGGCTTCGCGATCGACGAGGCCGAGGTCATCTACTGGGGCACCTGCCCCGACTGCTCCGCATCGAGTTCTGCCAGCTAA
- a CDS encoding NADPH-dependent FMN reductase has translation MSSPHEPLGGTVAVVVGNPKPASRTLAAATYVARELAGREPDVVVDLATLGPALLDWAAPDVAELVAQVGKADLVVAASPTYKGAYTGLLKLFLDRFDGGSGLTGLAVPLLLGGSPAHALAPELTLRPVLTELGATVPGRALYVIDKQHDDPAAYTAWLDATRPVVRAVLGGAA, from the coding sequence TTGTCCAGCCCGCATGAGCCCCTCGGAGGCACCGTCGCGGTCGTGGTCGGCAACCCGAAGCCGGCGTCACGCACGCTGGCGGCCGCGACGTACGTCGCCCGCGAGCTCGCCGGTCGGGAGCCGGACGTCGTCGTGGATCTAGCGACCCTGGGGCCCGCACTCCTCGACTGGGCTGCGCCCGACGTCGCCGAGCTCGTCGCGCAGGTCGGCAAGGCGGACCTGGTCGTGGCCGCCTCGCCGACCTACAAGGGCGCCTACACGGGTCTGCTGAAGCTGTTCCTCGACCGCTTCGACGGCGGCTCTGGTCTCACCGGCCTCGCCGTGCCACTGCTCCTTGGCGGGTCGCCCGCCCACGCCCTCGCGCCCGAGCTCACGCTCCGCCCGGTGCTGACCGAGCTCGGCGCCACCGTGCCGGGGCGCGCGCTCTACGTCATCGACAAGCAGCACGACGACCCCGCCGCCTACACGGCCTGGCTCGACGCGACCCGTCCGGTCGTGCGCGCCGTGCTGGGAGGAGCCGCATGA
- the katG gene encoding catalase/peroxidase HPI, translated as MHDGATEHGSESENPALDSPTPQTGGRPRSNKDWWPNQLDLSVLHAHHPNGNPLGADFDYAEKFKELDVEAVKADIVDVLHDSQDWWPADFGHYGGLMIRLSWHAAGTYRQHDGRGGAGDGGQRFAPLNSWPDNGNLDKARRLLWPVKKKYGQKISWADLLVLAGNVALEDMGFKTFGFGFGREDVWEPEEIFWGPEDTWLGDERYSGDRELSDPLGAVQMGLIYVNPEGPNGNPDPLASARDIRETFGRMAMNDEETVALIAGGHTFGKTHGAGDAELVGPEPEAAPLEEQGLGWKSAHASGKGADAITSGLEVTWTDRPTQWSNRFFEILFGYEWELTKSPAGAHQWVAKDAEAIIPGPTPDSPKRKPTMLTSDLALRMDPEYEKISRRFLENPDQFADAFAKAWYKLLHRDMGPVSRYLGPWVPEPQPWQDPVPAVDHELVDDADIAALKAKLLDSGLTVSQLASTAWASAASYRATDKRGGANGARIRLEPQRSWEVNQPEQLATVLAKLEEIQAEFNSGAKKISLADLIVLGGSAAVEKAAKDAGVDVTVPFHPGRTDATQEQTDVDTFRFLEPRADGFRSYVRPGEKLEVEKLLVDRAYMLGLSAPEMTVLVGGMRALGTNVGGTAHGVFTDRPGALTTDFFVNLLAPGREWKAGAEENVYEIRDLGSDEVRWTATPADLVFGSNSQLRALAEVYASDDATEKFVHDFVAAWVKVMENDRFDLK; from the coding sequence ATGCACGACGGCGCGACGGAGCACGGCAGCGAGAGCGAGAACCCCGCCCTCGACTCCCCGACGCCGCAGACGGGTGGTCGGCCGCGGAGCAACAAGGACTGGTGGCCCAACCAGCTGGACCTCTCGGTGCTGCACGCCCACCACCCCAACGGCAACCCGCTGGGCGCGGACTTCGACTACGCGGAGAAGTTCAAGGAGCTCGACGTCGAGGCCGTCAAGGCCGACATCGTCGACGTGCTCCACGACTCCCAGGACTGGTGGCCCGCCGACTTCGGCCACTACGGCGGCCTGATGATCCGCCTCAGCTGGCACGCGGCGGGCACCTACCGCCAGCACGACGGCCGCGGCGGCGCCGGCGACGGCGGCCAGCGGTTCGCCCCGCTCAACAGCTGGCCCGACAACGGCAACCTCGACAAGGCGCGCCGCCTGCTGTGGCCGGTCAAGAAGAAGTACGGCCAGAAGATCTCGTGGGCCGACCTGCTCGTCCTCGCCGGCAACGTCGCGCTCGAGGACATGGGCTTCAAGACGTTCGGCTTCGGCTTCGGTCGCGAGGACGTCTGGGAGCCGGAGGAGATCTTCTGGGGTCCCGAGGACACCTGGCTCGGCGACGAGCGCTACAGCGGCGACCGCGAGCTGTCCGACCCGCTCGGCGCCGTCCAGATGGGCCTCATCTACGTCAACCCCGAGGGTCCCAACGGCAACCCCGACCCCCTGGCCTCGGCCCGCGACATCCGTGAGACGTTCGGCCGGATGGCGATGAACGACGAGGAGACGGTCGCGCTCATCGCCGGCGGCCACACGTTCGGCAAGACCCACGGCGCGGGCGACGCCGAGCTGGTCGGTCCCGAGCCCGAGGCCGCCCCGCTCGAGGAGCAGGGCCTGGGCTGGAAGTCGGCCCACGCCAGCGGCAAGGGCGCCGACGCGATCACCTCCGGCCTCGAGGTCACCTGGACCGACAGGCCGACCCAGTGGAGCAACCGGTTCTTCGAGATCCTCTTCGGCTACGAGTGGGAGCTCACCAAGAGCCCCGCCGGCGCCCACCAGTGGGTGGCCAAGGACGCCGAGGCGATCATCCCGGGCCCGACCCCGGACTCGCCGAAGCGCAAGCCGACGATGCTCACGAGCGACCTCGCGCTGCGGATGGACCCGGAGTACGAGAAGATCTCGCGCCGCTTCCTCGAGAACCCCGACCAGTTCGCCGACGCCTTCGCGAAGGCCTGGTACAAGCTGCTGCACCGCGACATGGGTCCGGTGTCGCGCTACCTCGGCCCGTGGGTGCCCGAGCCGCAGCCGTGGCAGGACCCGGTGCCGGCCGTCGACCACGAGCTGGTGGACGACGCCGACATCGCCGCGCTCAAGGCGAAGCTGCTCGACTCCGGCCTGACCGTCAGCCAGCTGGCCAGCACGGCGTGGGCCTCGGCGGCGTCGTACCGCGCGACCGACAAGCGCGGCGGTGCCAACGGTGCGCGGATCCGGCTCGAGCCGCAGCGCAGCTGGGAGGTCAACCAGCCCGAGCAGCTCGCGACCGTCCTCGCCAAGCTCGAGGAGATCCAGGCCGAGTTCAATAGCGGCGCGAAGAAGATCTCGCTCGCCGACCTGATCGTCCTCGGCGGCTCCGCCGCGGTCGAGAAGGCCGCGAAGGACGCGGGCGTCGACGTCACCGTGCCGTTCCACCCCGGCCGCACCGACGCGACCCAGGAGCAGACCGACGTCGACACGTTCCGCTTCCTCGAGCCGCGTGCCGACGGGTTCCGCAGCTACGTGCGACCGGGCGAGAAGCTCGAGGTCGAGAAGCTCCTCGTCGACCGTGCCTACATGCTGGGCCTGTCGGCGCCGGAGATGACCGTGCTCGTCGGCGGGATGCGGGCGCTCGGCACCAACGTCGGCGGCACCGCGCACGGCGTGTTCACCGACCGGCCGGGCGCGCTGACGACCGACTTCTTCGTCAACCTCCTCGCCCCGGGCAGGGAGTGGAAGGCGGGCGCGGAGGAGAACGTCTACGAGATCCGCGACCTCGGCAGCGACGAGGTCAGGTGGACGGCGACGCCGGCCGACCTGGTCTTCGGCTCCAACTCGCAGCTGCGCGCCCTGGCCGAGGTCTACGCCAGCGACGACGCGACCGAGAAGTTCGTCCACGACTTCGTCGCCGCGTGGGTCAAGGTCATGGAGAACGACCGGTTCGACCTGAAGTGA
- a CDS encoding LLM class flavin-dependent oxidoreductase codes for MTRELHLNAFLMEAGHHEAAWRLPESIPGAGIDVQHYIALAQIAEAAKFDSIFFADGSVAQGTGEFRVPGQIEPLTLLTAVAGATSRIGLIATASTTYNDPYGLARRFASVDHASNGRAGWNIVTSATSEEAVNFSLEERPLQATRYERADEFLQVALKLWDSWGDDHFVGDKAGARWGDPSRLRRIDHRGKHFQVAGPLNVPRPVQGYPLLVQAGASEQGKAFAARYAEAIFVAHQTLEQGQAFYADMKARAAAEGRDPAHVLVLPGIVPIIGSTEAEATAKARELDDLRIPEYGLRQLATILEVDEGDLELDAPLPRAVVEQTRREGFDSRSRLVIDLAEREGLTVRQLLGRLGGGRGHNVVIGTPEQVADTIEAWFTQGAADGFNVMGAALPSGLVTFVETVVPLLRERGLFRSEYAGTTLREHYGLPRPANQFEAEGAQVVQPA; via the coding sequence ATGACCCGAGAGCTCCACCTCAACGCCTTCCTGATGGAGGCCGGCCACCACGAGGCGGCCTGGCGGCTGCCGGAGTCGATCCCCGGAGCGGGCATCGACGTCCAGCACTACATCGCGCTGGCCCAGATCGCCGAGGCTGCGAAGTTCGACTCGATCTTCTTCGCCGACGGGTCCGTCGCGCAGGGCACCGGGGAGTTCCGGGTCCCCGGGCAGATCGAGCCGCTGACGCTGCTGACCGCGGTGGCCGGGGCGACGAGCCGGATCGGCCTGATCGCGACGGCGTCCACGACCTACAACGACCCCTACGGCCTGGCGCGCCGGTTCGCGAGCGTGGACCACGCCTCCAACGGCCGCGCGGGCTGGAACATCGTCACCTCCGCCACCAGCGAGGAGGCGGTGAACTTCTCGCTGGAGGAGCGGCCGCTCCAGGCGACCCGCTACGAGCGCGCCGACGAGTTCCTCCAGGTCGCCCTCAAGCTGTGGGACTCGTGGGGCGACGACCACTTCGTCGGCGACAAGGCCGGCGCACGCTGGGGCGATCCCTCACGACTGCGCCGGATCGACCACCGGGGCAAGCACTTCCAGGTGGCCGGGCCGCTGAACGTCCCGCGACCGGTGCAGGGCTACCCCCTGCTGGTCCAGGCCGGGGCGTCGGAGCAGGGCAAGGCGTTCGCCGCGCGGTACGCCGAGGCGATCTTCGTGGCGCACCAGACCCTCGAGCAGGGCCAGGCGTTCTACGCGGACATGAAGGCGCGTGCGGCCGCCGAGGGGCGCGACCCCGCCCACGTGCTGGTCCTGCCCGGCATCGTCCCGATCATCGGCTCGACCGAGGCCGAGGCCACCGCCAAGGCCCGCGAGCTCGACGACCTGCGGATCCCGGAGTACGGCCTGCGGCAGCTGGCGACGATCCTCGAGGTGGACGAGGGCGACCTCGAGCTCGACGCCCCGCTGCCGCGGGCCGTGGTCGAGCAGACCCGGCGGGAGGGCTTCGACTCCCGCTCCCGCCTGGTCATCGACCTCGCGGAGCGGGAGGGCCTGACGGTCCGCCAGCTGCTCGGCCGGCTGGGGGGCGGCCGTGGCCACAACGTCGTGATCGGCACGCCCGAGCAGGTCGCCGACACGATCGAAGCCTGGTTCACCCAGGGCGCTGCCGACGGGTTCAACGTCATGGGCGCGGCGCTGCCCTCCGGGCTCGTCACGTTCGTCGAGACCGTCGTACCCCTGCTGCGCGAGCGCGGCCTGTTCCGCAGCGAGTACGCCGGCACCACCCTGCGCGAGCACTACGGCCTCCCGCGCCCGGCCAACCAGTTCGAGGCGGAAGGAGCGCAGGTTGTCCAGCCCGCATGA
- a CDS encoding flagellar biosynthetic protein FliR: MTLSVDGASYLALLLASVRVIAWLAVVPPFASRGIPAMAKVVLALGLSMAMAPTLAEQPLPDDAIALGVSVLAQAIIGLGMGYVTMLLFSVIGAAGALIDVFGGFALAQAFDPLGMNMNTVFGRFHQMLATALLLVTGGHLLVIGGLLSTFRYLPLTGMPDVDGWPDVLVTAFSMFFTIAVQIALPMIAVLFVADLALALLTKVAPHLNAFNVMFPAKVGLTLLLLGLSFPMLPDTTERIVELANEAMAQMAGAA; this comes from the coding sequence ATGACCCTGTCCGTCGACGGCGCCTCCTACCTCGCGCTGCTCCTCGCCTCGGTGCGGGTGATCGCGTGGCTGGCCGTGGTGCCACCGTTCGCCTCCCGCGGCATCCCGGCGATGGCGAAGGTCGTGCTCGCGCTCGGCCTGTCGATGGCGATGGCGCCGACGCTGGCCGAGCAGCCGCTGCCGGACGACGCGATCGCGCTCGGGGTGTCGGTGCTCGCGCAGGCGATCATCGGGCTCGGCATGGGCTACGTGACCATGCTCCTGTTCTCGGTCATCGGCGCCGCGGGCGCCTTGATCGACGTGTTCGGCGGCTTCGCCCTGGCGCAGGCGTTCGACCCGCTCGGCATGAACATGAACACCGTCTTCGGTCGCTTCCACCAGATGCTCGCCACCGCGCTGCTGCTCGTCACCGGCGGTCACCTGCTCGTGATCGGCGGCCTGCTGAGCACGTTCCGCTACCTGCCCCTGACCGGGATGCCCGACGTCGACGGCTGGCCCGACGTGCTCGTCACCGCGTTCTCGATGTTCTTCACGATCGCCGTGCAGATCGCGCTGCCGATGATCGCGGTCCTGTTCGTGGCCGACCTCGCGCTCGCGCTGCTGACCAAGGTCGCGCCGCACCTCAACGCCTTCAACGTGATGTTCCCGGCCAAGGTCGGGCTCACCCTGCTGCTGCTCGGGCTCTCCTTCCCGATGCTCCCCGACACGACCGAGCGGATCGTCGAGCTCGCCAACGAGGCGATGGCCCAGATGGCGGGCGCGGCATGA
- the flhA gene encoding flagellar biosynthesis protein FlhA — MKSLTKLGVPIGIVAVVAMLVVPLPAVVLDLLIALNITGALLILMVAMFIHKPLEFAAFPSVILVMTLFRLALNVSATRLVLLDGYAGKVIDTFGHFVVGGSLIVGLIVFAILLVIQFVVITNGAGRVAEVGARFTLDAMPGKQMAIDADLNSGLIDEEEARRRRAEVHAEADFHGAMDGASKFVKGDAIAAIIITLVNLLGGFAIGVAQLGMPFGDAIQTYSLLSIGDGLVSQIPALLLSVATGLVVTRSVADSDMGSDIMNQVFARQTPLRVAGFGALVLCLIPGLPKLPFIIAGGAMLLASSRVKQIEQEATAEVATATEVAIPDSPEQLAAEIRVDPLGLELSADLIDLVDTRVGGDLLDRVKALRRKVAGELGIVIPPVRTRDNLELPLHTYAITLYGAEVARGEAPRGTVLAIGDFLGSLPGTPTREPVFGLDAKWIPAELRHQAEVGGATVVDRASVVTTHLAEVVHQHASRLLGREDVRLLTDVVKRSHPVVIEELTPTQLSLGEIQAVLRSLLDESVPIRDLVRIFEALSVRAAVSKDLDGLVEAARAALDPSLAVTYLSDGTLHAISFEPMLEQRMLEAVRQTESGAVLALDPELAQRLLITVTQLATASENEGHRPVLVCAPQLRPAVRRFVAPAAARLPVLSYTELGAAQQVRSAGVIGDLPDPALGVGAAIGATA, encoded by the coding sequence ATGAAGTCGCTGACCAAGCTCGGCGTCCCGATCGGCATCGTCGCCGTCGTCGCGATGCTCGTCGTGCCGCTGCCCGCCGTGGTGCTGGACCTCCTGATCGCCCTCAACATCACCGGCGCGCTGCTGATCCTGATGGTGGCGATGTTCATCCACAAGCCGCTGGAGTTCGCCGCGTTCCCGTCGGTGATCCTCGTGATGACGCTGTTCCGGCTCGCGCTCAACGTGAGCGCCACCCGGCTCGTGCTCCTCGACGGCTACGCCGGCAAGGTGATCGACACGTTCGGCCACTTCGTCGTCGGCGGCTCGCTGATCGTCGGCCTGATCGTGTTCGCGATCCTACTCGTCATCCAGTTCGTCGTCATCACCAACGGCGCCGGCCGGGTCGCCGAGGTCGGTGCCCGCTTCACCCTCGACGCGATGCCCGGCAAGCAGATGGCGATCGACGCCGACCTCAACTCCGGCCTCATCGACGAGGAGGAGGCCCGTCGCCGGCGCGCCGAGGTGCACGCCGAGGCCGACTTCCACGGCGCGATGGACGGTGCGTCGAAGTTCGTGAAGGGCGACGCGATCGCCGCGATCATCATCACGCTGGTCAACCTGCTCGGCGGCTTCGCCATCGGCGTCGCGCAGCTCGGGATGCCGTTCGGCGACGCGATCCAGACCTACTCGCTGCTCTCGATCGGCGACGGCCTGGTCTCCCAGATCCCCGCCCTGCTGCTCTCCGTCGCCACCGGCCTCGTCGTCACCCGCTCGGTCGCCGACTCCGACATGGGCTCGGACATCATGAACCAGGTCTTCGCCCGGCAGACGCCGCTGCGTGTCGCCGGCTTCGGCGCCCTGGTGCTCTGCCTGATCCCCGGCCTGCCGAAGCTGCCGTTCATCATCGCCGGCGGCGCGATGCTGCTCGCCTCGAGCCGGGTCAAGCAAATCGAGCAGGAGGCGACCGCGGAGGTCGCGACGGCCACCGAGGTCGCCATCCCGGACTCCCCCGAGCAGCTCGCGGCGGAGATCCGGGTGGACCCGCTCGGCCTCGAGCTGTCCGCGGACCTCATCGATCTCGTCGACACCCGCGTGGGCGGCGACCTCCTCGACCGGGTCAAGGCGCTGCGGCGCAAGGTCGCCGGTGAGCTCGGCATCGTGATCCCGCCGGTCCGCACCCGCGACAACCTCGAGCTGCCGCTCCACACCTACGCGATCACGCTGTACGGCGCCGAGGTCGCGCGCGGCGAGGCCCCCCGCGGCACCGTGCTCGCGATCGGCGACTTCCTCGGCTCGTTGCCGGGGACCCCCACCCGTGAGCCCGTGTTCGGCCTGGACGCGAAGTGGATCCCCGCCGAGCTGCGCCACCAGGCCGAGGTCGGCGGCGCGACGGTGGTCGACCGGGCATCTGTCGTGACCACGCACCTCGCCGAGGTCGTGCACCAGCACGCCAGCCGCCTGCTCGGCCGGGAGGACGTGCGGCTGCTCACCGACGTCGTCAAGCGCAGCCACCCGGTCGTGATCGAGGAGCTGACGCCCACCCAGCTCTCGCTCGGCGAGATCCAGGCGGTCCTCCGCTCGCTGCTCGACGAGAGCGTCCCGATCCGCGACCTGGTGCGGATCTTCGAGGCGCTGTCGGTGCGCGCCGCGGTCTCCAAGGACCTGGACGGGCTGGTCGAGGCCGCGCGGGCAGCCCTCGACCCGTCGCTCGCCGTCACCTACCTGTCCGACGGCACCCTGCACGCCATCAGCTTCGAGCCGATGCTCGAGCAGCGGATGCTCGAGGCGGTGCGCCAGACCGAGTCCGGCGCCGTCCTCGCCCTCGACCCGGAGCTCGCCCAGCGCCTGCTCATCACCGTGACCCAGCTGGCCACCGCGTCCGAGAACGAGGGCCACCGCCCCGTGCTCGTGTGCGCGCCCCAGCTGCGGCCCGCCGTACGGCGCTTCGTCGCTCCTGCGGCGGCGCGGCTGCCCGTGCTGTCCTACACCGAGCTCGGCGCGGCGCAGCAGGTGCGCTCGGCCGGCGTCATCGGTGACCTGCCCGACCCGGCTCTCGGCGTCGGCGCGGCGATCGGGGCCACGGCATGA
- a CDS encoding EscU/YscU/HrcU family type III secretion system export apparatus switch protein, giving the protein MSGGGGEKTEKPTPKRKKQARKDGQVPRTPDLGGWLGLLVVSLALGPLLDRELDGLMTTMATHLRAVEDPSPALALELLGAGARHAFLALVVLGSMILVIGVLSALAQGGFYLSPKLAKPDAKKLNPVSGAKRLFGPQAWWEAAKVLIKSSVVAFLAYGAVRAMMPLVGGVMPIGVVLEKVQGEVSRLLLTVGVAGLVMAAADYAMQRRRIGKQIRMSREEIKQEHKQAEGDPMVKGAIRARQLAAARNRMIADVAEADVLLVNPTHVAVALRYDPERGAPRVVARGAGAIATRIREQANEARVPLVRDVPLARALYRSCEVGSEIPRELWAAVAQVLAFVISRRAHGHHGGEHRTPRTLDELPSVVKAGRRRVRIDT; this is encoded by the coding sequence ATGAGCGGCGGCGGTGGTGAGAAGACCGAGAAGCCCACCCCCAAGCGCAAGAAGCAGGCACGCAAGGACGGCCAGGTCCCCCGCACCCCCGACCTCGGCGGCTGGCTCGGCCTGCTCGTCGTGTCACTGGCGCTCGGCCCGCTGCTCGACCGCGAGCTCGACGGCCTGATGACCACGATGGCCACCCACCTGCGCGCCGTCGAGGACCCGTCCCCCGCGCTCGCCCTCGAGCTGCTCGGCGCCGGGGCGCGGCACGCGTTCCTGGCACTCGTCGTCCTCGGCTCGATGATCCTCGTCATCGGCGTGCTCTCCGCCCTCGCCCAGGGCGGGTTCTACCTCTCCCCCAAGCTCGCCAAGCCCGATGCCAAGAAGCTCAACCCGGTCAGCGGCGCCAAGCGCCTCTTCGGCCCCCAGGCCTGGTGGGAGGCCGCGAAGGTCCTCATCAAGAGCTCCGTCGTCGCCTTCCTGGCGTACGGCGCGGTCCGCGCCATGATGCCGTTGGTCGGAGGCGTGATGCCGATCGGCGTCGTGCTGGAGAAGGTCCAGGGCGAGGTCTCCCGCCTGCTCCTCACCGTCGGCGTCGCCGGCCTGGTAATGGCGGCCGCCGACTACGCCATGCAACGGCGCCGGATCGGCAAGCAGATCAGGATGAGCCGCGAGGAGATCAAGCAGGAGCACAAGCAGGCCGAGGGCGACCCGATGGTCAAGGGCGCCATCCGTGCCCGCCAGCTCGCTGCGGCCCGCAACCGGATGATCGCCGACGTCGCCGAGGCCGACGTCCTCCTCGTCAACCCGACGCACGTCGCGGTCGCGCTGCGCTACGACCCCGAGCGCGGCGCCCCCCGCGTCGTCGCCCGCGGCGCCGGCGCCATCGCCACCCGCATCCGCGAGCAGGCCAACGAGGCCCGCGTCCCCCTGGTCCGCGACGTCCCCCTCGCCCGCGCCCTCTACCGCTCCTGCGAGGTCGGCTCCGAGATCCCCCGCGAGCTCTGGGCCGCCGTCGCCCAGGTCCTCGCCTTCGTCATCAGCCGCCGCGCCCACGGCCACCACGGCGGCGAGCACCGCACCCCCCGCACCCTCGACGAGCTCCCCTCGGTCGTCAAGGCGGGCCGCCGCCGGGTGCGCATCGACACGTAA